CAGGATCATGATCCCGCCCATGGTCGGCGTGCCGCGCTTGCTGAAGTGCGATTCCGGACCGTCGTTACGCACAACCTGGCCGAAAGAGAGTTTTTGCAGACGGGCAATCATGCGCGGGCCCATCCACAATGAGATGAACAGCGCAGTCAGCAGGCTGACGATGGCGCGAAACGTCAGATACGAAAAGACGTTAAAGCCTGAATAATATTTGACCAAATGTTCGGCCAGCCAAACTAACATGTCCCGTTCTCCTGTAATGCGTGCACAACCTCTTCCATGGCGGCACTACGTGAACCTTTCACTAACACAGTCACAATTTGTTTTTCGGTAATCAACGCCTTAAGGCGCGCTATCAACGCGGTTTTATCAGCAAAATGCTCGCCAACGCCGCTGGCTTGGCTAATCGCCTGGCTCAGTTTTCCTGCGCTCAGCACGCAGTCCAGCCCTGCCGCTTTCGCCGCTTCACCGACCTGGGAATGGCAGGCTTCGCTTTCGTCGCCCAGCTCTGCCATATCGCCCACCACCATGATGCGGTAGCCCGGCATTTCAGATAACACCTGCACCGCCGCCGTCATCGAGCCCACGTTCGCGTTGTAGGAGTCATCCAGCAGCAGCTTGTTTTCCGAAAGCTGAATCGGGAACAGACGCCCCGGCACGGCTTTCAGGTTCGCCAGCCCGGTCTTAATCGCTTCATGCGACGCGCCCACCGCCGTCGACAACGCCGCCGCCGCAAGCGCATTGGCGATGTTATGGCGACCCGGCAGCGGCAGCAGCACATCGACGCCACCCGTTGGGGTGGTGAGGGTGAACTCCGTGCCGTGCGACGTCACGTGGATATTGGTCGCGGTAAAATCACTGTTTGCCGCATTCGGCGAGAAGCGCCAGGTTTTACGCGAACCAATGATGCTTTGCCAGTTCAGCCAGTCGTTGTTGTCGGCGTTCAGGATGGCGATACCGTCATCCGGCAGACCGGTGTAAATCTCACCTTTGG
This region of Enterobacter asburiae genomic DNA includes:
- the murF gene encoding UDP-N-acetylmuramoyl-tripeptide--D-alanyl-D-alanine ligase, whose translation is MISITLSQAAAILKSDLHGLDLTIDAVTTDTRKITAGCLFVALKGERFDAHDFAEQAKENGAGALLVSRKLDIDLPQIVVKDTRLAFGELAAWVRQQVPTRVVALTGSSGKTSVKEMTAAILSQCGNTLYTAGNLNNDIGVPMTLLRLTKEHEFAVIELGANHQGEIAWTVSLTRPEAALVNNLAAAHLEGFGSLEGVAKAKGEIYTGLPDDGIAILNADNNDWLNWQSIIGSRKTWRFSPNAANSDFTATNIHVTSHGTEFTLTTPTGGVDVLLPLPGRHNIANALAAAALSTAVGASHEAIKTGLANLKAVPGRLFPIQLSENKLLLDDSYNANVGSMTAAVQVLSEMPGYRIMVVGDMAELGDESEACHSQVGEAAKAAGLDCVLSAGKLSQAISQASGVGEHFADKTALIARLKALITEKQIVTVLVKGSRSAAMEEVVHALQENGTC